GGATCGGCTGTTGGTGGCCATGACCACCTATAACTTCAAGTCCATCTTTGCCTGGAATATCTATCTCTACACCGGCTTCATGGTCATAGTGGCGGCCTATCTGTTCACCATGATGGAGCGCAAGGCCAACCAGTACACCCAGCAGATGGGCCTGCTGGCCTTTGTCTGGCGCCTGGCCCTGACCACGGGTACCGGCTCCATCTTCGGCTTCCTAGTGGCGCGTCAGGCCTATGACGCTGCCATCATGGCACCCATGTTCATCATCATGTCCTTCAGCTACGGTCTGGCCTTTTTCCTGCTCATGCTGATCTACACCTTCAAGGCCGAGGGCCGCCCCCTGGGTGATATGATCCTGCATCGGCTGAAGAACCTGCTCGGCGTGTTCATCGCCGCCGTGCTCTTCTTCACCATCGTCTATCACCTGACCAACCTCTATGTGACCGAGAACCATGCCCTGGAGTCCTTCATCCTGGTCAGTGGTGGCGGCTATACCCTGGCCTTCTGGGTGTTTGAGGTCTTCCTCGGTGGTCTGCTGCCCCTGGCCATCCTGTTCCACCCGGCATTGGGCATAAACCGCAACTGGATCGTTGGCGCTGCCCTGCTGGTCCTGCTCGGTGGGCTGGCCAAGATCTTTGTCATCATCATCGGTGGCCAGGCCTTTCCCATGGCCCTGTTTCCCGGTCAGACGGTGATCGAGAGCAGCTTTGGCGATGGCATCAACGGTCAGGCGGCGCAATACATGGCCTCCCTGCCAGAGGTCCTGCTCGGCTTCGGTGGCGTGGCCCTGGCCATTGCCGGCACCCTGGTGGCGGTGCGCCTGCTCAAGTTCCTGCCCCGCGCCCTGGATGACGAATCCCTCGACACCCAGGTCGCCAAGCACTGAGCCCAGAGGCGGGGCATGGCTGCCTGATCTGAGTCGATGCGGCTGGTGTTGATGGAGCAGGGGGCGAGAGGCTCGATATCCCGAGCACTTGCCCAGTGGCTTTGTGACATGACTTGCGATTCGTCTCTTGCGCCCCAGAGGGATCGGCCACTACCG
This is a stretch of genomic DNA from gamma proteobacterium SS-5. It encodes these proteins:
- the nrfD gene encoding polysulfide reductase NrfD, producing the protein MKKMYFREWAIESPKYWGILAFLGLFIGAAALSVLYMEHEGHYVTGMNNQVVWGTPHVFAVFLIVAASGALNVASIGSVFGVKLYKPLAPLSGLLAIMLLVGGLLVLVLDLGRPDRLLVAMTTYNFKSIFAWNIYLYTGFMVIVAAYLFTMMERKANQYTQQMGLLAFVWRLALTTGTGSIFGFLVARQAYDAAIMAPMFIIMSFSYGLAFFLLMLIYTFKAEGRPLGDMILHRLKNLLGVFIAAVLFFTIVYHLTNLYVTENHALESFILVSGGGYTLAFWVFEVFLGGLLPLAILFHPALGINRNWIVGAALLVLLGGLAKIFVIIIGGQAFPMALFPGQTVIESSFGDGINGQAAQYMASLPEVLLGFGGVALAIAGTLVAVRLLKFLPRALDDESLDTQVAKH